The DNA sequence GACCCCGCCAAGCTGGTGCAGCGCATGAGCGCGCTCTTGAGCGACGCGGTGCGACGGGCGGCCACGGCCTGAGAGCGTCCCCAGCGGCCCGGCCCATGCGCCGAGCCGCCAGGTACGGTAGGCTCCCGGCTCCGTGCGACCCTCCCCCTCACCGCGCTCGAGCGCCCTCCCCCGCTGCGTGGCGTCGGCGCGCAGCCGGGCGGTCGTCCGGGCGTGTGCGGTGGCGCTGCTGCTGGGGCTCGGCCCCCTCGGGGTCAGCTCCGCGCGGGCCGACAACGGCGTGGGCGACGGGCTCTACGGCCGACTCCGCCACGACTTCTTCCTCCAGCTGGGCGTGGGTGCTGGCGCCCAGCTCTTCCCCGAGGCCCAGCCCGGCTTCGCGGACGAGCCCAGCTGGGCCTTCATGGTGGACGTCCGGGCGCGCATGACCGGCGTCGCGGGCATCATCCTCGCGACCAGCACGAGCCGCACGCACACCACGCTGTTCCTCGGCGCCGAGGTACGCCCGCTGTACCCGGCGCTGGTGCTCAAGGGCATCATCACCGGGCGGGCACGCGCCGACCTCACCATCCAGTCGCTCTACATCGAGCTGGGGAGCGCGCTGCGCTTTCAGGGCACCCTGCGCACCAGCCTCGGCTGGGGCCTGGGCTTCGAGGTGCCGTTGGTGCTCCCGCGTCAGTTCTCCCAGGGCGTCTGGCTGCGCTTTGGGGTGCGCCACTTCCGGGAAGCGCGCCAGATGCGCGACCTGGGTGTCCCCGCGGCACCCGCCGAGTGGCTGCCGCACGTGTCGCTGGCCATGACGCTGGGGGTGTCCGAGGGGCGCTTCGCCGGCTGGGAGCCGCCGCGCACGCGCCCGTGAGGGGACGCGGGCGCCATGTGGCGGGGGCTCGGGGGCGTCCCGTGATCGTAGCCATTCGCGCCAGAATGAAGTAGACCGCCGTGGTCAGCATGGACTCCTCCATCCCGAAGCAGATCGGGCGGTACAGCGTCGACCGACTGCTCGGCTCGGGCGCCATGGGCTACGTGTTCCTCGGTCGCGACCCCGAGCTGGACCGGCCCGTGGCCATCAAGACCGTGCGCGACCTGGGCATGAGCCCGGACGCGCTGGCCACGTTCCTCGAGCGCTTCCGCAACGAGGCGCGAGCCGCGGCCCGGCTGCACCACCCTCACATCGTGCAGGTCTACGACGTGGGTGAGGACCCCACCTCGGGGCCGTTCCTGGTGTTCGAGTACGTCGCGGGCGCCACGCTGAAGCAGACTCTGCGCGCCCACGGCCCGCTCGAGCCCGAGGTGGTCTGCCGCATCTCCGACGAGCTGGGCTCCGCCATCGCGATGGCGCACCAGAACGGCATCATCCACCGCGACATCAAGCCCGACAACGTGCTGCTGACCCCCGACGGGGGCGCCAAGCTGGCGGACTTCGGCATCGCCCGCATCCCGAACGCCACGCTGACGCGCGAGGGGCAGTTCCTGGGCACGCCGTGCTACGCCGCGCCCGAGACCCTCGACCGCGGGAACTACGGCGCGCACAGCGACCTCTTCTCGTTCGCAGCCATGTTGTACGAGCTGATCTCGGGCGAGCGCGCGTTCCCGGGGACCGACGCGGTCGCCGTGGCGCACAAGGTGCTGCACGACAAGCCCCTGCCGCTGCGCCAAGCCGGGCGCAACGTGAACATTCCAGCCGGGGTCGAGGCGGTCATCATGCGCGCGCTGGAGAAGGACCCCAAGGCGCGCTTCCCGCACGTGCCCGCCTTCGCGGACGCGCTGCGCGACGCCTATTGCGCCGCGAACCTGGTACGCGAGCCCTCACGCAGCTTCATCCCCGGCGCGACGCCTGGTGGGGCGGGGTTCGACCCTGGCGCTGGCGAACCTTCGGGGGGAGGGACCTGGGCGTTCGTGGCGGTCCTGGTGGGCACACTGGTCGTGGGCCTCTCACTGGTGTTCGCCTTCACGCGGAGCACGGACGTGGCAGCGCCCCCCGACGCGGGCCCCGTCGATGCGGGGCTCCCGCTGGACGCGGGCGCGCCCCCCGCGTTGGTCGTGACGCCGCCGGACCTGGGCCCCGGAACGCACGCCGAAAGCGGCGGCGCGACCACCAGCGACAGCGGCCCTACGACGCTGACGGTGCCGGATGCCGGCGTGCCCCCTGTGGGGCCCGAGGCCGCAGACGCCGGGTCTCCCGCGCCAGCGCCGGGGAGCGACATGACGCCGCACGAGCGCGAGGAGGCGGCCAAGGACGCCATCGACGACGCGCGCGATGCGCTCGAAGCGGGCGATGTGGCGGCCGCGCGCGCGGCGTTGGGGCTCGCGCAACAGCTCGACCCGGGCAACTCGGACATCGCCCGGTTGCGGGCGCAGCTCGCCCGACTGTCCGCGCAGGCGGGGACGACCGCGACACCGCCACCCCCCCCGTGACCGCGTGACGCGTCTGACGCCCTCTTCGCCCGTGACATGGGGCCGCTGCTGCGCGCCTCCGACTCAGCCACGCGTGGCGACGCGTCAGCGCGAGAACATGCCCCAGATGGCCCGACGGTGAACGTCACGCATGAGCTTCGCGAGCCCCTCGTGGGTGATGCCCGCGTAGTCGTCGACCAGAGAGAACTCCCCCCCAGCGCGCATCTGCAGCACGATGGCGCGTCGCTCCGGGGCGTAGCAGACCTGCTCCACATCGTCCCAGGGCACGAGCGTGAAGTGGGTGTCGACCTGACGCACGAGGCCATCGGCGCGTAGCAGAATGAAGCGCTCGATGGCGAGATTGCGACGCAAAGCGCGCACCAGGACCAGGTTGCTGAGCACCACGAGCAGCACGCCGCCGACCATGAGCGCCTGCTCCCACGGCAGCACGTGACCGCTCGCGCCCTCCGCCAGCTGGAAGGTCGCGCGACCGGCGAACTGGCGCGCAGGCTCGCGGAGCTGCAGATGACGCAGGCCGACACCCAGAAGCGCCACGCCCACGCTCATGAGCGGCAGCGAGAGCGCCACGGAGCGCAGCAGCGCACGCCGCGTGTCGAAGCGGAAGGCCGCGAGGGCCCTACCAGCCAAGGGGTCGAGCGCTGCGGCGACGCCCGGCGGGCTCAGGTGCGCGTCACACACCTCGTCGGTCGCTTGTGCGGGATCACGCGGCGGCTCGTCGGCTGGCTGCTCGGGGTCGCGAGGCGCGCTCATGGGATCACGTCCGGCTCGATCGGGGCTGCGGGGGGCTCGGGAGGTCGCGGGCGAGGCACCCGCTCACGCCGGCGTGCGGCGTCCGCCATGTCCGAGTAGAGCGAGGTGGCCTCGCGCACCGCGTCCTCGCGTCGCACGCCATAGCGCTCCACGACGTGCTCGAACATGCTCCCCGCAGCGAGCGCATCAGCCGCCGCAGCGGCGGCCGCGTCCGCATGGAGGTCGCTCACGCCATGGCGTGCTGCGTAGGCTTCGGCGTACTCGGCCAACGCCTCCGCGTACTCGGCTTCGGCAGCGGGGTCCACCACATCGGCCGCGGCGTAGTCGAACGCGTCGGGCACCTCACCGGCAGCGACCTGGGGGGCGGTCTCGCGGGCGGCTGGAGGCTCTTCGGTGGGCAGCCCGCGCAGCGGGACACGCTCGGCCGCGAGCCCGGCCTCCACCCTGCGGAGAGCGCGCATGGCCTCGCGCACGATCGGGAGCACGGCCAGGTCGACGTCGCGGTTCAGGATGGGGGGCAACGCGCGCAAGCGACGAGCGTGCTCGTCGAGGACCACGTCGTGCTGCGCCTCGAGCGCCAGGGGCAGCAGCACGCGCACGACGCGATCGGCGGCCATGTAGCGAAGGCGCTCGGCATCCCCGTGCTGAGTGTCACGTAGCGAGACGTTGTCGAGCTCGGGCAACGCCCCCTCACCCAAGAACCTGGTCAGGCCCGCGCGGTACGCGGCCATCACGGGGTGCGGCTCAGCCCCCGCGTCGGCACGCGCGTCGGTGGGATGGGCGACGCGGGGGCGCGACGCGGCGTGCTGCGGCGCCCCCACGCGCCCACCCCGGCCGTGCAGCGTCGCTGGCGAGTCGCAAGCGCTCGACGCCCACAGCGGACCGACCAACAGGAGCACGAACCACGACTCACGCACCGGATCAGACTATCCGCGGTCCGGCGCAGCGTCGATACCCCCCCCGTGGGTCTGGTCATCTCGCTCCGGAGCGTGGTGTGGCGCGCCACTCCCAGCGCCGCGCCACGCTCAGAGGGTGTGCAGCTTCAGGGTGTTGGTGTTGCCGGACAGCGGCCAGCCGGTGAGCATGAGGAACGCCTCGCCTCGTGCACAGAGCTTCTCTCGCACCAGCAGGGACGTGGCGATGCGCAGTGTCTCGTCCAGCGACTCCGGTCGTACCTCCAGGCGCGGGATGACGCCCCACTCGAGCGCAAGGCGCTGCGCCACCTGCTCCTTGTGCGTCACTGCGACGATGGGGGCACGCGGCCTGTGCTCCGAGAGGAGGCTCGCGGAGAGTCCGTTCTGGGTGAATGTGACGATGGCCCGCAGCGCGAGGTGTGTGCTCATCACCGCCGCCGCGCGCGCCGCCGCCGTGGGGAAGTTCCAGTCCTCGTGAGGCACCACCTTCAGCTCGCGATAGGCGCGCGACAGATCCTCCACCACGTCGCGCTCCACCTCGCGCGCGATGGCGTCCATCATGCGAACGGCCTCCACGGGGTACTTCCCCGCGGCCGTCTCGCCGCTCAGCATGACCGCGTCCGTTCCGTCCATGACCGCGTTGGCCACGTCCGCCGCCTCGGCGCGGGTTGGCCGCGGGTTGCGGATCATCGAGTCCAGCATCTGGGTGGCGGTGATGACGATCTTCCCGCGCCGGTTGGTCTCTCGGATGATGCGCTTCTGCAGCAGCGGCACCTTCTCGGCGCCCATCTCCACGCCCAGGTCTCCGCGCGCGACCATCACCCCGTCCGCCGCGTCCAGCACCGCGTCGAGGTTCTCGATGGCCTCGGGCTTCTCGATCTTCGCGATGACGGGCGTGCCGTTCGCCAGCGCCTGCGCCTGACGCAGGTCGGCTGCGGTCCGCACGAAGGACAGGGCCAGGTAGTCCACGTGCAGCGTGTCCACCGCGAAGCGCAGGTCTGCCTCGTCTTTCGCGGTGAGCGCGGGCGTGCTCAACGCCACGCCCGGTAGATTGACGCCCTTGCGGTCGCTGAGCTCGCCCCCGACCTCGACGACCGTCTCGACGCTGTCGTCGGTCAGCGCTGTCACGCGCAGCCGGAACAGGCCGTCGTCGAGCAGGATGGCGTCACCCACCTTGGCGTCGCGCGGGAGGGGCTCGTAGCTGATGGACACCTCGCGCTCGGTCCCGATCACGTCGCGCGTGGTCAGCGTGAACGGCGCGCCCTCCACCAGCTCGACCTTGCCGTGCTCGAAGCGCCCGAGGCGCATCTTGGGGCCACACAGGTCGGCGAGGATCGCAAGGGGACGGCGGGCCCGCGAGGAGGCGGCCCTCACCTTCTGCACCATCGCGGCGTGGCTCTCGTGATCCCCGTGCGAGAAGTTCAGCCGCGCGCAGTCCATGCCGGCAGCGACCAGGGCGTCAAGGACCTCCGGGGAGCTGCTCGCCGGTCCCAGCGTGCAAACGATCTTGGTGCGTCTCACGCCGATGTTGTACCGCGCACGCGGCTGGCTCGGGGGACTTTCGCTGCGCGTCAGTCGGCGTCGCTCGCGGCGTCGTCCGCGTACCCTTCGTCTTCCTCGTCTTCTTCGAGCTCGTCGGGGTCGCCGCCGCGCACCTTCATGCGGATCATCAGGGCGGGCACAACCACAGCCTGCGCCAAGTCGACCTCGACGCCCATCATGAACGCGATGTTGCGGGGCTCGGTGATGTCCATACGCACCTGCGCGTACAGCTGCAGGCTGGTCTGCCACCAGTGGTGGAAGTTGAAGCTGCGGTAGCCCCCGGCGATGGTCCCCACGAAGATGGGCGCGCTGCCGCCGAAGCGCTGCCCACGACGCACCGCGTACCCCACCTGAGCGGAGACGTCGATGGGGTAGCCACGCGCGACGGGGAGCAGCACCGACAGACCTGCGGCGACCTCGAACGTGTCGAAGTCGGCGCCACGCAGCTCGAGCGAGGGGCCGATGGAGAAGTGCTCGTCGCCACGGTGGGTGAACATGAGCTCCGCCCGCAGGTGGCTGTCCCACACGAACTCGCGCGGCAGATCGCCCAGCGTGGTCCCGAAGCCGAGGCCGGTGCGGGCCGCCGCCTGCATGACCCACGGGTCGTCCACCTCGGGCAGCGTGTCGAAGT is a window from the Sandaracinaceae bacterium genome containing:
- a CDS encoding protein kinase: MDSSIPKQIGRYSVDRLLGSGAMGYVFLGRDPELDRPVAIKTVRDLGMSPDALATFLERFRNEARAAARLHHPHIVQVYDVGEDPTSGPFLVFEYVAGATLKQTLRAHGPLEPEVVCRISDELGSAIAMAHQNGIIHRDIKPDNVLLTPDGGAKLADFGIARIPNATLTREGQFLGTPCYAAPETLDRGNYGAHSDLFSFAAMLYELISGERAFPGTDAVAVAHKVLHDKPLPLRQAGRNVNIPAGVEAVIMRALEKDPKARFPHVPAFADALRDAYCAANLVREPSRSFIPGATPGGAGFDPGAGEPSGGGTWAFVAVLVGTLVVGLSLVFAFTRSTDVAAPPDAGPVDAGLPLDAGAPPALVVTPPDLGPGTHAESGGATTSDSGPTTLTVPDAGVPPVGPEAADAGSPAPAPGSDMTPHEREEAAKDAIDDARDALEAGDVAAARAALGLAQQLDPGNSDIARLRAQLARLSAQAGTTATPPPPP
- the pyk gene encoding pyruvate kinase; amino-acid sequence: MRRTKIVCTLGPASSSPEVLDALVAAGMDCARLNFSHGDHESHAAMVQKVRAASSRARRPLAILADLCGPKMRLGRFEHGKVELVEGAPFTLTTRDVIGTEREVSISYEPLPRDAKVGDAILLDDGLFRLRVTALTDDSVETVVEVGGELSDRKGVNLPGVALSTPALTAKDEADLRFAVDTLHVDYLALSFVRTAADLRQAQALANGTPVIAKIEKPEAIENLDAVLDAADGVMVARGDLGVEMGAEKVPLLQKRIIRETNRRGKIVITATQMLDSMIRNPRPTRAEAADVANAVMDGTDAVMLSGETAAGKYPVEAVRMMDAIAREVERDVVEDLSRAYRELKVVPHEDWNFPTAAARAAAVMSTHLALRAIVTFTQNGLSASLLSEHRPRAPIVAVTHKEQVAQRLALEWGVIPRLEVRPESLDETLRIATSLLVREKLCARGEAFLMLTGWPLSGNTNTLKLHTL